The Elaeis guineensis isolate ETL-2024a chromosome 14, EG11, whole genome shotgun sequence genome has a segment encoding these proteins:
- the LOC105057609 gene encoding uncharacterized protein: protein MEDQREIALLSRSLEEVGVDAKAVEGADSCGSAADFGVCAICLEKIVLQEMALVKGCEHAYCVTCILRWAAYKQKPSCPQCKHPFESLNVHRSLDGCIHDYMFEESVCLLLRAAWFVPLTVEAQEEASEELEDYTQYYNDQDYADDDNDDDGDELDESYYISSSSSIRIGNRRWGDNGYVRAGRKEARPVGQRSFDDSGAGPSQCPKKKESSKVVTGRRAKRALKREAADKAAAAKHQQHLQRLGRK, encoded by the exons ATGGAGGACCAGCGCGAAATCGCCCTCTTGTCCCGATCGCTGGAAGAG GTGGGTGTTGATGCGAAGGCGGTAGAAGGTGCTGATTCGTGTGGATCAGCTGCGGATTTCGGGGTCTGCGCGATCTGTTTGGAGAAGATTGTTCTTCAGGAGATGGCGCTTGTAAAAGGTTGCGAGCATGCTTACTG TGTGACGTGCATCCTGAGGTGGGCAGCATATAAGCAGAAGCCTTCTTGCCCTCAGTGCAAGCATCCTTTTGAGTCCCTCAATGTTCATCGCTCACTTGATGGCTG TATTCATGACTACATGTTTGAAGAGAGTGTTTGCCTTCTGCTTCGGGCTGCTTGGTTTGTGCCTCTGACGGTAGAGGCCCAAGAAGAGGCTTCTGAAGAGCTCGAAGACTATACCCAGTATTATAATGATCAAGATTATGCTGATGATgacaatgatgatgatggtgatgagCTAGATGAATCGTACTATATTAGCAGCTCATCGAGTATCCGTATCGGTAACAGGAGGTGGGGTGACAATGGTTATGTGAGGGCAGGACGCAAGGAAGCACGACCTGTCGGTCAACGATCTTTTGATGACTCTGGTGCTGGTCCATCCCAGTGCCCCAAGAAGAAAGAGTCATCCAAAGTTGTGACTGGTAGGCGGGCGAAAAGGGCGCTGAAGAGAGAAGCTGCAGATAAAGCAGCTGCAGCCAAGCACCAGCAGCACTTGCAGAGGTTGGGTCGCAAGTGA
- the LOC105057608 gene encoding uncharacterized protein, whose translation MGMASDATQQPTPSEATPDQVQALLEAARYDDIEDVVSLYSVGVSLNSKDSQGQTGLHMASANGHLDIVEYLISNGADVNAANSEKNTPLHWACLNGHIEVVKTLIQNGASLSVLNSHERTPMDEAVGRGKMEVIDAINAAVAQAELNGVSVS comes from the exons ATGGGCATGGCGTCGGATGCCACTCAACAGCCGACTCCCAGCGAGGCCACGCCCGACCAAGTTCAGGCCTTGCTCGAG gCTGCTAGATATGATGACATTGAAGATGTGGTGAGCTTATACTCTGTGGGTGTTTCTCTTAACTCCAAAGATTCTCAAGGGCAAACAG GTCTTCACATGGCTTCTGCTAATGGGCACCTTGACATTGTGGAGTATCTCATAAGTAATGGAGCG GACGTTAATGCTGCTAACTCAGAAAAGAATACTCCCCTTCATTGGGCCTGCCTCAATGGTCATATTGAG GTGGTCAAGACTTTGATCCAGAATGGAGCTAGCTTAAGTGTGCTGAACAG CCATGAGCGGACTCCAATGGATGAAGCTGTTGGTAGGGGAAAGATGGAGGTGATTGATGCAATCAATGCAGCAGTAGCCCAAGCTGAACTTAATGGTGTGAGTGTTTCTTAG